One window of the Chloroflexota bacterium genome contains the following:
- the recJ gene encoding single-stranded-DNA-specific exonuclease RecJ — protein sequence MPPLVAQLLYNRSLTEPQQAEAFLNIEDSLQGDPFLLPDMDKAVARIYRALLSGEIIAVYGDYDADGVCGTATLIKGLSHLGGKVIPYLTHRLQDGYGLNLDSLEDLRKQGATLVITVDCGISNISEVEHAQKRGLDIIVTDHHSITHGLPPALAVINPKRTDPSYPFYQLAGVGVAFKLLQALFQALGRKDHLDELLDLVAIGTVADMVPLVGENRYLVEKGLDILGRTSCIGLQEMAHIAGLELSDLNPEIISWAITPRLNAPGRVDHALISYRLLVTDSPDEARYLAEELERKNTQRQKLTEEFLSRARGQLPADVADSPLIMVGGKDYPSGIVGLIAGRLSDEFYRPAFVFEMGDNTISGSARSIPEFDVVSALQECRHLLLRFGGHPTAAGFALPAENLEYFQQCLLDMATRQLSSVDLRPSLTVEADIPLSSIQGRTFKLVERLAPFGRGNPVPALLSRRVRVLDSYTVGGGSQHLKMKVRDGEITWKALGFDLGHLAAEVTSEIDVVYNLVVDRWNGEEMLALNILDFAPA from the coding sequence GTGCCGCCTTTGGTGGCCCAACTCCTCTATAACCGTTCCCTCACAGAGCCCCAGCAGGCCGAAGCCTTCCTCAACATAGAAGATAGTCTTCAGGGCGACCCCTTCCTCCTCCCCGATATGGACAAGGCGGTAGCCAGGATATATCGTGCCCTGCTCTCAGGTGAGATCATTGCCGTCTACGGCGACTATGATGCCGATGGCGTCTGCGGCACCGCTACTCTCATTAAGGGACTTTCCCATCTCGGAGGGAAAGTCATCCCTTATCTCACACACCGTCTCCAGGACGGCTATGGGCTTAACCTGGACTCTCTGGAAGACCTGAGGAAACAGGGCGCTACCCTGGTGATCACCGTTGACTGCGGCATCAGCAATATCTCCGAGGTGGAACATGCCCAGAAGAGAGGCCTGGACATCATTGTCACAGACCACCACTCAATTACTCACGGCCTTCCACCGGCGTTAGCGGTGATCAATCCAAAGCGGACCGATCCCTCTTATCCCTTCTACCAGCTTGCCGGTGTTGGAGTGGCTTTCAAGCTCCTCCAGGCACTGTTCCAGGCACTGGGCAGGAAGGATCACCTCGATGAGCTGCTGGACCTGGTGGCCATCGGAACCGTGGCGGACATGGTGCCCCTCGTGGGGGAAAACCGCTATCTGGTGGAAAAGGGGCTGGATATACTGGGCCGGACCAGTTGCATCGGTCTTCAGGAGATGGCACATATCGCCGGACTGGAGTTGAGCGACCTGAACCCTGAGATCATCTCCTGGGCTATAACGCCCCGCCTCAATGCCCCGGGGAGAGTAGATCATGCCCTCATCAGCTACAGGCTGCTGGTGACCGATTCGCCCGATGAGGCCCGCTACCTGGCTGAGGAACTGGAGAGGAAGAATACCCAGCGCCAGAAGCTGACCGAAGAGTTTCTGTCCCGGGCCAGGGGGCAGCTACCCGCCGACGTTGCTGATTCCCCTCTCATCATGGTGGGAGGCAAGGACTATCCCTCGGGAATCGTGGGGCTCATAGCCGGCAGACTCTCGGATGAATTCTACCGCCCGGCATTCGTCTTCGAAATGGGGGACAATACCATAAGCGGCAGCGCCCGCAGCATCCCCGAGTTTGACGTTGTCAGCGCGCTACAGGAATGTCGCCATCTCCTGCTGCGGTTTGGCGGGCACCCCACGGCAGCAGGATTCGCCCTGCCCGCTGAGAATCTGGAATACTTCCAGCAATGCCTGCTCGATATGGCCACCCGCCAGTTATCCTCCGTAGACCTCCGGCCTTCTCTGACCGTCGAGGCTGATATACCGCTTTCCAGCATCCAGGGCAGAACCTTCAAACTTGTGGAAAGACTTGCCCCTTTTGGCCGCGGCAATCCTGTGCCTGCCTTACTCTCCCGGCGGGTAAGGGTACTGGACAGCTACACAGTAGGTGGTGGGAGCCAACACCTGAAAATGAAGGTCAGGGACGGAGAGATTACCTGGAAAGCCCTCGGCTTCGACCTGGGCCACCTCGCCGCCGAGGTGACCTCTGAAATTGATGTGGTCTACAACCTGGTGGTCGACCGCTGGAACGGAGAGGAGATGCTGGCGCTGAATATCCTGGATTTTGCCCCTGCCTGA